AACCGCTACCGAATGCTGCTCGGTGGCCTTGTCCTGCAACGGTGCGATCATCGAGCGCAGTGAATTCGCGCCGCGTCGTCACGCCGAACTGGTGCTGCCGATGATCGAGTCGGTATTGGCCGAAGCCGGACTCGCGCGCGGCGCCATCGATGTCATCGCCGTGGGTCGCGGCCCCGGTGCATTCACCGGCGTGCGCCTGGCGATTTCAGTGGCGCAAGGTCTTGCGCTCGGGCTGGACGTGCCGGTGATTCCGGTCTCCTCGCTGGCCGCTTTGGCACAGCACGCGCCGGATCACGGCATGCCGATCCTCGCGGTGATCGATGCGCGCATGGGCGAAATCTATGCCGGCGTATTCACGCGCGGCGCCG
The sequence above is drawn from the Pseudolysobacter antarcticus genome and encodes:
- the tsaB gene encoding tRNA (adenosine(37)-N6)-threonylcarbamoyltransferase complex dimerization subunit type 1 TsaB encodes the protein MNLLAIETATECCSVALSCNGAIIERSEFAPRRHAELVLPMIESVLAEAGLARGAIDVIAVGRGPGAFTGVRLAISVAQGLALGLDVPVIPVSSLAALAQHAPDHGMPILAVIDARMGEIYAGVFTRGADGLVHLQGDETVGHAELVVVPSHPRWCVVGSGWATYAPLLELRLGAAPIFADGARFPQARAIVELALPQALAGNGVAAELALPVYLRDKVALTLDEQRSARAK